One Oleidesulfovibrio alaskensis DSM 16109 genomic region harbors:
- a CDS encoding ATP-binding protein has protein sequence MENEVELLKKQIVELQRENEILKSGNVFTGSSREHDLLLRLFDSVKEYVYVADMETYELLYVNRTLEKDIGPCTGKKCYQFLQGLEEPCPFCTNDIIRNDPDSSHIWELYNPVLKRWYRCIDRAIPWVGNRLVRYELALDISDIRTAEEEMRRFRMALEASSDAVYLTDLRTGLFVDVNSRAYTQLGYTREEILGMRPEDINIAVSEHGLEPYLRNVLDGRDEGAVETYHRHKDGTLLPVEVGLRRLTTVSSELLVSVARDISERRDAQRDLATRLMYERVLSTCARELLSQFSSLNAMHTTLESLRETVDVCRVYIFENFINDDGQLCCRHRFEVCSEGVASQFGKSELECVPYLPAFSRWAQTLEQGKALSGLVDEFPEEEQPLLRAQDIQSILVLPLKVGGQWWGLIGFDDTRTMRRWTQLDEQLLMTAAEIIAAAIERNRAQKQLEKTSREAEAASRSKSEFLANMSHEIRTPLNAIIGLTELSLQEDLPEGVGENLRASLSSAEALLDIVNDILDLARVESGKLHLEEVEFSLPRFLGGVMRVMRHEAERKGLDFSMFLGRGLPRELMGDSGRLRQILVNLIGNAIKFTEEGGVNVAVECVSSSGGYIAGVQRVRFTVQDTGIGIPEHLHGIIFENFRQADGSITRKYGGTGLGLTISRQLVEMMGGSISLRSEAGKGSRFEVELPFKVAETHACAIEEGEDVPEMLPLRILLAEDNALNRRTMILALKKLGHQADAVQNGAEAVEKAALKRYDCIFMDVQMPVMDGLDATRAIRGFTPDTAATAPDVHIIALTAHALAGDKERFVQAGMSSYLSKPVRLEALKKHLVQLQAGTADGGGADAPLMPAYDAHPVMEPYTGGQREAYRFRRFLVTVAALRESLWSAFDRGNLLELHSLAHTLMHEADKMGAPRVCVMASRLESRVRDARPEEVRPIFLLLMDAINHLEHELLKIFPDARGAEGHHAG, from the coding sequence ATGGAAAATGAAGTCGAGCTGCTGAAAAAGCAGATTGTCGAACTGCAACGCGAAAATGAGATTCTGAAGTCAGGGAATGTCTTTACAGGCAGCTCCAGAGAACACGATCTTCTTCTGCGGCTTTTTGATAGCGTGAAAGAGTATGTATATGTTGCAGATATGGAAACATATGAACTGCTGTACGTTAACAGGACGCTTGAGAAAGATATCGGTCCGTGCACCGGTAAAAAGTGCTACCAGTTTTTACAGGGACTTGAAGAACCATGTCCTTTCTGTACAAACGATATAATACGTAACGATCCTGATTCATCACATATATGGGAGCTGTATAACCCTGTACTGAAGCGTTGGTACAGATGCATCGACAGGGCCATACCATGGGTGGGCAACAGGCTGGTCCGGTACGAACTGGCTCTGGATATATCAGACATCCGTACTGCGGAAGAGGAAATGCGGCGGTTCCGCATGGCGCTGGAGGCCTCGTCGGATGCGGTATACCTGACAGATCTGCGGACGGGACTCTTTGTGGATGTGAACAGCCGGGCGTACACTCAGCTTGGCTATACGCGTGAAGAAATTCTGGGCATGCGTCCGGAGGACATCAATATAGCAGTAAGCGAACACGGTCTGGAGCCGTACCTGCGTAACGTGCTTGACGGCAGGGACGAAGGGGCTGTGGAAACGTATCACCGGCACAAGGACGGCACTCTGCTGCCCGTGGAGGTGGGACTGCGCAGGCTGACCACCGTTTCCTCGGAACTGCTGGTCTCGGTGGCGCGTGATATCAGCGAACGCCGCGACGCCCAGCGCGATCTGGCCACGCGGCTCATGTACGAAAGAGTGCTTTCCACCTGTGCGCGCGAACTGCTTTCCCAGTTCAGTTCGCTTAACGCCATGCACACCACACTGGAAAGCCTGCGTGAAACGGTGGACGTGTGCCGCGTTTATATCTTTGAAAATTTTATAAATGACGACGGACAGTTGTGTTGCCGCCACCGTTTTGAGGTCTGCTCCGAGGGAGTTGCCTCGCAGTTCGGCAAATCAGAACTGGAATGCGTGCCCTATCTGCCGGCTTTCAGCCGCTGGGCGCAGACTCTGGAGCAGGGTAAGGCGCTGAGCGGGCTTGTGGATGAATTTCCGGAAGAGGAACAGCCGTTGCTGCGGGCGCAGGACATCCAGTCCATTCTTGTGCTGCCGCTGAAGGTCGGCGGGCAGTGGTGGGGTCTGATCGGGTTTGACGACACACGCACCATGCGCCGCTGGACGCAGCTGGACGAACAGCTGCTCATGACCGCGGCAGAAATCATCGCGGCTGCCATAGAGCGTAACAGAGCGCAGAAGCAGCTTGAGAAGACCTCGCGTGAAGCGGAAGCGGCCAGCAGATCAAAAAGCGAATTTCTTGCCAATATGAGCCATGAAATCCGCACACCGCTTAACGCCATCATCGGCCTTACCGAGCTTTCGCTGCAGGAGGATCTGCCCGAAGGCGTCGGGGAAAACCTCAGGGCTTCACTGTCGTCTGCCGAGGCGCTGCTGGATATTGTTAACGATATACTGGACCTTGCCCGTGTTGAGTCTGGTAAGCTGCATCTTGAGGAAGTGGAGTTCAGCCTGCCCCGTTTCCTCGGCGGGGTCATGCGCGTTATGCGGCATGAAGCCGAACGTAAGGGTCTTGATTTTTCGATGTTTCTTGGCAGGGGGTTGCCCCGCGAGCTGATGGGCGATTCCGGAAGACTGCGTCAGATTCTGGTGAATCTTATCGGCAACGCCATCAAATTCACGGAAGAAGGCGGCGTCAACGTTGCTGTGGAATGTGTTTCCTCTTCTGGTGGTTACATAGCCGGTGTACAGCGTGTACGCTTTACTGTGCAGGACACGGGCATAGGGATTCCGGAGCACCTGCACGGCATCATATTCGAAAACTTCCGTCAGGCGGACGGGTCCATAACACGCAAATATGGCGGCACAGGGCTGGGACTGACCATCAGCAGGCAGCTTGTCGAGATGATGGGCGGCAGTATTTCTCTGCGCAGTGAAGCCGGAAAGGGCAGCCGTTTTGAGGTGGAACTGCCCTTTAAAGTGGCCGAGACGCATGCGTGTGCCATCGAGGAAGGGGAAGATGTTCCTGAGATGCTGCCTTTGCGCATACTGCTGGCGGAAGATAATGCCCTGAACAGACGCACTATGATTCTGGCGTTGAAAAAACTTGGTCACCAGGCGGATGCGGTGCAGAACGGTGCTGAAGCCGTGGAAAAGGCCGCGCTGAAGCGCTATGACTGTATTTTTATGGATGTGCAGATGCCGGTGATGGACGGGCTGGATGCCACAAGGGCCATACGCGGCTTTACCCCTGATACGGCGGCAACGGCGCCGGATGTGCATATCATTGCGCTGACTGCGCATGCGCTGGCAGGTGATAAAGAGCGTTTTGTCCAGGCGGGCATGTCCTCGTACCTTTCCAAGCCTGTACGCCTGGAAGCGCTGAAAAAGCATCTTGTCCAGCTTCAGGCCGGGACCGCAGACGGCGGCGGGGCCGATGCGCCGCTTATGCCCGCCTATGATGCGCATCCTGTCATGGAACCGTACACCGGCGGCCAGCGCGAGGCCTACCGGTTCCGGCGTTTTCTTGTTACAGTGGCGGCTCTGCGCGAAAGCCTGTGGTCTGCCTTTGACCGCGGCAACTTGCTGGAACTGCACTCGCTGGCGCATACGCTGATGCACGAAGCCGACAAAATGGGCGCCCCCCGCGTATGCGTGATGGCTTCTCGGCTTGAAAGCCGTGTGCGTGATGCGAGACCGGAAGAAGTGCGCCCTATTTTTCTGCTGCTCATGGATGCCATCAACCAT
- a CDS encoding YgiQ family radical SAM protein, whose product MRIHTSSVPAMPAGRTPLEQPEFLPMTAADVKHIGWDGIDILLVTGDGYVDHPSFAAAILGRWLVAHGYRVGVAAQPAWDSTADLEKMGRPALFAGVTAGALDSMLAHYTAFRKKRSDDAYTPGGKAGARPNRATIVYTNLVRRAFPGLPVILGGIEASLRRITHYDFWTDKLRRPLLLDSKADAIIYGMGERAMLEAAVALDENGYAHQQDTGALPPLWTVFSALRGMACMVPADYAPAEADVFELPAHEAIEKAPHLLLQATVMLEKQVHAMNAPAIQPAGGRKVLLTAPAHPLGEEEMDRLYSLPFARTAHPAYTSPIPATDMMLTSVTTHRGCGGGCSFCSLALHQGRRIASRSRKSVIEEVRAMTRRADWKGTISDVGGPSANMWQAACAADPARCRRESCMHPSVCKAFKAQQPAAIDLLRTIRGMDKVRHVRVASGVRYDLALKDDTALRAYTMEFTGGQLKVAPEHICDNVLERMRKPGLPAFEAFLEAFETFSREAGKEQYVIPYLMSAFPGCTDDDMRTLGRWLRQRGWQPQQVQCFIPTPGTVATAMYYAGIDLQGDPIYVARTDAERLRQHHILIPSHGGAQGAAGKKHGQQRKNAPRHAAGKQQAAQQTRRDDDRRSRGRSSARPSRPQRRRG is encoded by the coding sequence ATGCGCATACATACATCCTCTGTGCCCGCCATGCCTGCGGGCCGAACGCCCCTTGAGCAACCCGAATTTTTACCCATGACCGCAGCCGATGTAAAACACATAGGCTGGGACGGCATAGATATTCTGCTGGTAACCGGTGACGGATACGTAGACCACCCCAGCTTTGCCGCAGCCATACTGGGGCGGTGGCTTGTGGCGCATGGCTACCGGGTGGGCGTGGCCGCCCAGCCGGCCTGGGACAGCACAGCCGATCTGGAAAAAATGGGCAGACCGGCTCTTTTTGCCGGCGTAACAGCCGGAGCGCTCGATTCCATGCTGGCCCACTATACAGCATTTCGCAAAAAACGCTCCGACGATGCATACACCCCCGGCGGCAAAGCAGGAGCACGCCCCAACAGGGCGACCATAGTATACACCAATCTTGTGCGGCGCGCCTTTCCCGGTCTGCCCGTAATTCTCGGAGGCATAGAGGCTTCGCTGCGGCGCATAACACATTACGATTTCTGGACGGACAAACTGCGCAGACCGCTGCTGCTGGACAGCAAAGCCGACGCCATAATCTACGGCATGGGCGAACGGGCCATGCTGGAAGCGGCCGTGGCTCTGGATGAAAACGGCTATGCGCACCAGCAGGACACCGGAGCACTGCCGCCGCTGTGGACTGTTTTTTCCGCCCTGCGCGGCATGGCCTGCATGGTACCCGCTGACTACGCTCCGGCGGAAGCCGATGTTTTTGAGCTGCCCGCCCACGAAGCCATCGAAAAAGCCCCGCACCTGCTGCTGCAGGCTACCGTGATGCTGGAAAAGCAGGTGCACGCCATGAACGCTCCGGCCATCCAGCCCGCGGGAGGCCGCAAGGTACTGCTTACGGCTCCGGCCCACCCCCTTGGTGAAGAGGAAATGGACCGTCTGTACTCGCTGCCCTTTGCACGCACGGCGCACCCTGCCTACACCAGTCCCATTCCGGCAACGGATATGATGCTGACTTCAGTCACCACACACCGCGGCTGCGGGGGCGGATGCTCATTCTGTTCACTGGCGCTCCATCAGGGCAGGCGCATTGCATCGCGCAGCCGCAAATCGGTCATCGAAGAGGTGCGGGCCATGACCCGCCGTGCAGACTGGAAAGGCACCATAAGCGATGTGGGCGGACCGAGCGCCAACATGTGGCAGGCCGCATGCGCGGCCGACCCCGCCCGCTGCCGCAGGGAAAGCTGCATGCACCCTTCGGTGTGCAAGGCATTCAAGGCTCAGCAGCCCGCCGCCATTGACCTTCTGCGCACCATACGCGGCATGGACAAAGTACGCCATGTGCGCGTGGCCAGCGGGGTGCGGTATGATCTGGCGCTGAAGGATGACACAGCGCTGCGCGCCTATACCATGGAATTCACCGGCGGCCAGCTTAAAGTGGCGCCGGAACACATCTGTGACAACGTACTGGAGCGCATGCGCAAGCCCGGACTTCCCGCCTTTGAAGCCTTTCTCGAAGCTTTTGAAACTTTCTCGCGTGAAGCCGGTAAAGAGCAATATGTCATTCCCTACCTTATGAGTGCGTTTCCCGGCTGCACGGACGACGACATGCGCACACTGGGCCGCTGGCTGCGTCAGCGCGGCTGGCAGCCCCAGCAGGTGCAGTGTTTCATACCCACGCCCGGAACAGTGGCCACCGCCATGTACTATGCCGGTATCGACCTGCAGGGAGACCCCATATATGTCGCCCGCACCGATGCCGAACGTCTGCGCCAGCACCACATACTCATTCCCTCCCACGGGGGGGCACAGGGCGCTGCCGGCAAAAAGCACGGGCAACAGCGAAAAAACGCCCCCCGCCATGCCGCCGGAAAACAGCAGGCTGCACAGCAGACCCGGCGGGACGACGACCGCAGATCCCGCGGTCGCAGCAGCGCGCGCCCCTCACGGCCGCAGCGCAGAAGGGGCTGA
- a CDS encoding DNA integrity scanning protein DisA nucleotide-binding domain protein: protein MKSPYRSLFIHNSLDGLREGLSHFSGPSRVALLLALAPGDPLHVIDPQQLLNGHEPRLEELYCSTAGWKTPHPALACLRSGDIIPAPDPGLTGLLAFGGQSSSAFFQMWFTEQHPDLCSPGPTLRWLEHAAGQLAQDTAISGTLRNSTSAFVLQSYAFHAVRDYIVDQRNYTLGPDTQLRVYPTLDAILGISCTREEGAWPCGRLAFVEPSMLCRMSFMAGFPRMEQPVLRNLRHCRKFLQAVECAPRTLISDGRSIVGISCDALPPGTIIADYQGRHGFLLLDDEVICSFEEGVFHSTNRRANLVQFEEALLESGLTEDHQLNLMRIVSHIVRHARERKHGCTLAVDLRAIPRNLAGQTLQTPLDLRCEDHLRLATSLSKIDGALHISGTGELHNFACLLDGRTVPGENRARGARFNSALRFTAANDDMIVIVVSSDRPVSIIQRGIELTARCEWSPLPGFAPQPPVLEDWLRG, encoded by the coding sequence GTGAAGTCCCCCTACCGCAGCCTGTTCATCCACAACAGTCTAGACGGCCTGCGCGAAGGGCTGAGCCATTTTTCCGGCCCCAGCCGTGTCGCCCTGCTGCTTGCTCTTGCCCCCGGTGACCCGCTGCATGTCATTGATCCGCAGCAGCTTCTTAACGGACACGAACCACGGCTGGAAGAGCTCTACTGTTCCACAGCCGGATGGAAAACCCCGCATCCGGCCCTTGCATGCCTGCGCAGCGGAGACATCATACCCGCGCCGGATCCGGGCCTTACCGGCCTGCTGGCGTTCGGCGGGCAAAGCAGTTCGGCGTTTTTTCAGATGTGGTTTACCGAACAGCATCCGGACCTGTGCTCTCCGGGGCCGACCCTGCGCTGGCTTGAACATGCCGCGGGGCAGCTGGCGCAGGATACTGCCATTTCCGGCACACTGCGCAATTCCACCTCGGCGTTTGTACTGCAAAGCTACGCTTTTCATGCCGTACGCGATTATATTGTGGACCAGCGCAACTACACGCTGGGCCCCGACACCCAGCTGCGCGTCTACCCCACACTGGACGCCATACTGGGCATTTCATGCACGCGGGAGGAAGGAGCATGGCCCTGCGGACGGCTGGCGTTTGTGGAACCTTCCATGCTGTGCCGCATGAGCTTCATGGCAGGTTTTCCACGCATGGAGCAGCCTGTGCTGCGCAACCTGCGCCACTGCCGCAAGTTTCTTCAGGCTGTGGAATGCGCGCCCCGCACACTGATTTCAGACGGGCGCTCCATTGTGGGCATCAGCTGCGATGCCCTGCCGCCGGGTACCATCATTGCCGATTATCAGGGCAGGCACGGCTTTCTGCTGCTGGACGACGAAGTGATATGCAGTTTTGAAGAGGGAGTGTTCCACTCCACCAACCGGCGGGCCAATCTGGTGCAGTTTGAAGAGGCCCTGCTGGAAAGCGGGCTGACTGAAGACCACCAGCTCAATCTTATGCGCATTGTATCGCACATCGTACGTCACGCCCGCGAACGCAAACACGGCTGCACTCTGGCCGTTGACCTGCGCGCCATTCCGCGCAATCTGGCCGGGCAGACCCTGCAAACCCCGCTTGATCTGCGCTGCGAAGACCACCTGCGGCTGGCCACATCGCTTTCTAAAATCGACGGGGCTCTGCACATCTCCGGCACCGGCGAACTGCATAATTTCGCCTGCTTGCTGGACGGCAGAACCGTGCCCGGCGAAAACAGGGCCAGAGGAGCACGCTTCAACTCGGCATTGCGTTTTACCGCCGCAAATGATGATATGATTGTCATTGTTGTTTCATCCGACAGGCCCGTATCCATAATCCAGCGCGGCATAGAGCTTACCGCCCGCTGCGAATGGAGCCCCCTGCCGGGCTTTGCCCCGCAGCCGCCCGTGCTGGAAGACTGGCTGCGCGGCTGA
- a CDS encoding EVE domain-containing protein, translated as MRYWLMKSEPECFSLEDLVNAPEQTTPWDGVRNYQARNFMRDEMRPGDKVLFYHSGKNPAIAGLAEVSREAYPDHTAWDPENNHFDPRSTPEAPRWFMVDVKYIRTFSSPLPLAYLKTVPELQDMALLRKGNRLSVQPVTENEFNVIMTLAEMKA; from the coding sequence ATGCGTTACTGGCTGATGAAAAGTGAACCGGAGTGTTTTTCACTGGAAGATTTGGTGAACGCTCCGGAGCAGACCACCCCGTGGGACGGAGTACGCAACTATCAGGCCCGCAATTTCATGCGGGACGAAATGCGCCCGGGTGACAAGGTGCTTTTTTACCACAGCGGAAAAAACCCCGCCATTGCAGGGCTGGCAGAAGTATCGCGCGAAGCCTACCCCGACCATACGGCGTGGGATCCCGAAAACAACCATTTTGACCCGCGCTCCACGCCGGAAGCGCCCCGCTGGTTCATGGTGGATGTGAAATACATCCGCACTTTTTCCAGTCCGCTGCCTCTGGCTTATCTGAAAACCGTACCCGAGCTGCAGGACATGGCGCTGCTGCGCAAGGGCAACAGGCTGTCCGTACAGCCCGTAACTGAAAACGAATTCAACGTCATCATGACGCTGGCGGAGATGAAGGCATGA
- a CDS encoding SlyX family protein gives MTKTLEDRIIKLEETVYFQEKTISELNDALTQQQLQLDEMHKLQQAVEIKLRQMAPLLRDADAGDDGPPPHYL, from the coding sequence ATGACAAAAACGCTTGAAGACCGCATTATCAAGCTGGAAGAAACGGTATATTTTCAGGAAAAAACCATAAGCGAACTGAATGATGCGCTGACGCAGCAGCAGTTGCAGCTGGACGAAATGCACAAGCTGCAGCAGGCCGTGGAAATCAAACTGCGCCAGATGGCCCCGCTGCTGCGCGATGCGGACGCAGGCGATGACGGCCCGCCCCCCCACTATCTGTAA
- a CDS encoding rhodanese-like domain-containing protein yields the protein MQEEPAEGGHFPHRQTAAAEMGGYRLVDAQSAHGMLLGGEALFVDVRDALLYRQGHLPSAVCFPLPMTWRARLQHRWKLRKLLCTAECRPVVFYTEGPSCRRSDVAARAAVITGFPAVYRFAGGVQAWVAAGLPLEAGTCPPPLRSFEEHGHDY from the coding sequence ATGCAGGAAGAACCGGCAGAAGGAGGACATTTTCCGCACAGGCAGACTGCCGCGGCGGAAATGGGCGGCTACAGGCTGGTGGATGCACAGTCGGCGCATGGCATGTTGCTGGGCGGCGAAGCGCTGTTTGTGGATGTGCGCGATGCTTTATTGTACCGGCAGGGCCACTTGCCCTCTGCTGTGTGTTTTCCGCTGCCCATGACATGGCGTGCCCGCCTGCAGCACAGATGGAAGCTGCGCAAGCTGCTGTGCACGGCAGAGTGCAGACCCGTGGTTTTTTATACCGAAGGGCCTTCGTGCCGCCGCAGCGATGTGGCAGCACGCGCGGCGGTGATAACGGGTTTTCCGGCCGTGTACCGTTTTGCGGGCGGTGTGCAGGCATGGGTGGCTGCCGGTCTGCCGCTGGAAGCCGGTACCTGTCCGCCGCCGCTGCGCAGTTTTGAAGAGCACGGCCACGACTACTGA
- a CDS encoding nitroreductase family protein: MEFKDVVRMRRSVRKFTEEPVTEEQLAALLEAAMAAPSAGNAQPWRFIVVDDKDTLAAVPAIHPYAAMAASAPLAVLVCGDLSAEKYPGFWVQDCAAAVQNMLLAAVDAGLGAVWTGIYPEQERVRQFSAMFGLPEHVVPLALVVAGHAAKTPAPGGRFDAAKVRRNRW, encoded by the coding sequence ATGGAATTTAAAGATGTTGTACGTATGCGCCGCAGTGTGCGCAAGTTTACGGAGGAACCCGTGACTGAAGAGCAGCTGGCGGCGCTGCTGGAAGCCGCCATGGCTGCGCCCAGCGCAGGCAATGCACAGCCGTGGCGTTTTATCGTGGTGGACGACAAAGATACGCTGGCCGCAGTGCCCGCCATTCACCCCTATGCGGCCATGGCAGCATCGGCGCCGCTGGCCGTGCTGGTGTGCGGTGATCTTTCTGCAGAAAAATACCCCGGATTCTGGGTGCAGGACTGCGCCGCGGCAGTGCAGAATATGTTGCTGGCAGCGGTGGACGCCGGTCTGGGGGCGGTCTGGACAGGAATTTATCCTGAGCAGGAGCGCGTGCGTCAGTTCAGTGCCATGTTCGGCCTGCCCGAACATGTTGTGCCGCTGGCACTTGTTGTTGCGGGACACGCGGCAAAAACACCTGCTCCCGGTGGCCGCTTTGATGCAGCCAAAGTACGTCGCAACCGGTGGTAG
- a CDS encoding winged helix-turn-helix transcriptional regulator produces MSGCGLKHCAGRTYYCSVELTIQLIGGKWKPIILYHLGTRGTHRFGELRRTIPNITQKMLTQQLRELEKDGIIERKVYPEVPPKVEYSLSTTGHSLMPILKQLCQWGKDYEKHFGADSPAAEQNGSSSAA; encoded by the coding sequence ATGAGCGGGTGCGGACTTAAACACTGTGCAGGCAGAACCTATTACTGCTCCGTAGAGCTGACCATCCAGCTGATCGGGGGCAAATGGAAACCTATCATTCTGTATCATCTGGGCACGCGGGGCACGCACAGATTCGGCGAACTGCGGCGCACCATTCCCAATATCACGCAGAAAATGCTTACCCAGCAACTGCGCGAACTGGAAAAAGACGGAATAATCGAACGTAAAGTCTATCCGGAAGTGCCTCCCAAGGTGGAGTATTCACTTTCCACAACGGGGCACAGCCTGATGCCCATTCTCAAGCAGCTGTGTCAGTGGGGCAAGGATTACGAAAAGCATTTCGGTGCGGACAGTCCCGCCGCAGAGCAAAACGGCAGCTCCAGCGCGGCCTGA